A region of the Littorina saxatilis isolate snail1 linkage group LG12, US_GU_Lsax_2.0, whole genome shotgun sequence genome:
CGTGCCACGCGTTGTGCTATTTTTGCTAAGCCCCGCCCCTTTTTCTGTTGCATTATGGGAGAGGCCGGATTGGCCGTGACGTGTTTAAGTCTGTCGTCCACTTGGAATCGAGAGACAGCATACCTCTACATCGACTGCATGTTGATCGTGACCACAGGAGcttcaggggcggagcagttaagccatagtgggaggggggaggggtaacaacctggggtccaggggtctaccgaagctgaagagttttagctattttataaacaattcgtggcttatccttgattttaaacatgatcaactggtgtcagcagccactcattagttcttttaaagttagtattaaatctcTTTTTTGTTACACAgccgggggggaggggggttctggaacccctgtaacaaacacgcccccccccccccccgccctatTCCGCCCctgagcttgtatcaaagcgccggtcgacCTACTCCTTTATCCTTCCTGTACTATTTCTACTCTGCTGAATAGACGATAAacaacaataaccaaccaaccaaccaaccaaccaaccaaccaaccaaccaaccaaccaacctattACTACTAGTATACTACTTAGGATAAAGGAGTAGATCGACCGGCGCTTGATACAAGCTGGTCTGTGATCGTGACCGTACACAAAGCCATACCATCCCTTTGCGTGCGTTGAGCAGTAAACAGCACTGCCATGGCCAACGCCTGAGTAGAAGTACGGCTGTGGTAGGCTGCGCTGCTGTGAATCGAAAGGCGTCGAGCGGCGTCGAAAGGTTTCTGAAGAGGAACAGAACCGTTGCCTGTTCCTTTCGACGCTCCGACCACCAGTCAATTTATCGCAAACACAGCAATTAAAGGATCCGCGTTGAAGTAGCATCGAACAGAATAGGCAGTGACACTATATTTTTCTTTCGACATTTCTCAGCTTCTTTCGATTCACAGAGTTCGAGCCAATCGTACTACTTGTTACTCCATGGTCGGCCAATGGTGGGCACTGCAAAGCAATTGTATAGCTTTGTGAGTGTGCTGTGTTAACAATCGAGGTTGATGTGTGCTGTGTTAACAATCGAGGTTGATGTGTGCTGTGTTAACAATCGAGGTTGATGTGTGCTGTGTTAACAATCGAGGTTGATGTGTGCTGTGTTAACAATCGAGGTTGATGTGTGCTGTGTTAACAATCGAGGTTGATGTGTGCTGTCTTCTACTGCAAATGGACGACAGGCTTAACTTCTCGTAACCTACCTCTCTCTCGTTCACCCATTCTCACCTTACTTCAGCCCCGCCCGCCACCTTCATTGACCCAGACCTGCAATGATAACCGCTGCAAGCCCTCGCCTAGTTGTCAGCCAATCACAGGCCTTCGTTTTGTCGTCCTGTCTTGCTCTACTGGATAAGTATACCTTACTAGTACTTTGAAGAAAGCGCTTTAATTACGAGTCAATTGAAATCACTTTGCTTGCTTTTTGCTCCGTTTGCAAACTACCcgttatgaagaaaaaaaaaacctaggcAGATACTTTTAAGTGaagatctttgtgatgagacCGTTTCTTGTAAAACCTGTTATATGACAGGAAGGACCATACATTCCCCTACCATAATCAACAAACAGAGTGATtttatgtaaccgagtgcacAATGAAAGTGACTGTCTGGTTTTGTCATGATTAATCAGAGTTTTAATCACAAACCTTTccggtgtttgtttgtttgtttgtttgtttgtttgcttgtgtgtttttttttggttttttttttgtttgtttgtttgtttgttttttgtttgtttgtttgttttttgtttgtttgtttgtttgcttgtgtgtttgtttgttgtttgtttgtttttgttttttgtttgtttgtttgtttgtttgtttgttttttgtttgtttgtttgtttgtttgtttgcttgctttaaTTCATGCCGTGTTTGTGGTATGGGGGTCATTGTGCTTCCTCTCATTTTACAAGAAGCAGCATCCAGAGATGATCCATTATCCATCATTGTTTATTGTCTTGTGTGTATCTTTGAAAGACCGACAAGTCATAGTTCTAGTAAAAGTTTGGTTCTGTCTATatttaaacgttccataaacttgAACTTATTTTTCTATTCTTGattttgaaacgttggcagtcttaTCAATGTCGGATGTCATGCTCCTTCAGGTCGTGGTGTCTTCAGCTGGCAACGTTGTTGGGTCGTCGGCTGGGGGCTGGGTCGCAGCCTGAGTGGTCTGGGTCGCGGCTTGGGTGGTCTGGGTCGCGGCCTGGGCGGTGGTAGGGTCAAGGACGCTGGCGGGTGTGGTGTCCTGTGCAGGTAGTGCGGGAGTGGCCGGTTGGTctgaaagaaagaaggacttAAAGAATGAATAAAGGGAGGACCGTGATGGAAAGAATGGATCGATGGATGGATACTTTGAACGATTGATCGATTGATCAGTAAATGaatgaacgaatgaatgaatgaatggatgtTTTGATGAATAGATGCATGAATGAATGTATGAATGAATTGATgagcgaatgaatgaatgaatgcatgaataaatgaaataaataaagagcaaggcagaagaaaaaaaaaatcttagcGAATGTGCTGTATTCACATCAGAATCACAAGTTACTTTCTGAACAAACCCACACGGTATTTTAACCACTTCGGATTTAAGCAGTGACGTATTTGTTTCATAGTTAAATAGTTAAATAGTTATCACAAGTaaaaacgtacaaaacgacaaGCAGTCTTCTTTCGCCTTTACTGACTATACTGAGAACAACGTGTGTTTCTGATGAATGTTACAAACTTGTTCGAAATTATTATGCACAGATGTAGAAATAAGGTCTTATTTCTTTGAGTGGGATTTCCCAAGCAGATCCATTATCTTTAACCATGGACCATGACAAAACATCCTACGGAaacgcgcgcacaaacacacacacacacacacacacacacacacacacacacacacacacacacacaacacacacacacacacacacacacaacacacacacacacacactgacacacacacacacacacacacacgcacacacacacacacacacacacacaaacccacgcacgcacacaagcacgcacgcaagcacgcagacacagacagacacacacacacacacacacacacacaacacacacacacacacaacacacactgacacacacacacacacacacacacacacgcacacacacacacacacaaacccacgcacgcacacaagcacgcacgcaagcacgcagacacagacacacacacacacacacacaacacacaacacacacacacacacacacacacacaacacacacacacacactgacacacacacacacacacactgacacacacacacacacacacacactgacacacacacacaaacacactgacacacacacatactcacacacacacaacacacacaacacacacacaacacacacacactgacacacacacacaacacacacaacacacacacaacacacacacactgacacacacacacacacacacactgacacacacacacacacacacacacacacacacacacacacacaatacaaacaaagAACGCATTTATCTTCTTAATTTCTGCTCCTTTTGACGTTAAACTTCATAATTGCACGCTTCATTCATTTGCCTTTGAACATATTTTTTCTAAATGATGGCTTTTGGAGCAAAAGTCAGATTCATAAATCCCATGTAACCTTTCTTGTCAAAAAAAGTCCCGCAAGGTCCTCCCGGGTTAAGGGTAAAGAAAAACCAAGAATTAATCATGTTTGTCAAAACAAGCAGCAGGCGCATTAGATTGTGAAAACGAGTTCCAACAAACGATTTGAAGGTAGATCGCATGAAGGAAACAAAATACATGCATGATGCGTATttctgtttttttaaaattacatTACCACTGACCACTTTTTAAATTAATGCTTATGTcttgtgtatctctctctctctctctctctctctctctctctctctctctctctctctctctctctctctctatctctctctatctctctatctcactctctctctctgtctttctcgctctctctctctctctctcactctctctgtgctGATCTAATAAATGGGAAACTTTTTTAAGAAACGCAGCCACACTGAGTATcaacgtgtttgtgtgtgtgtgtgtgtgtgtgtgtgtgtgtgtgtgtgtgtgtgtgtgtgtgtgtgtgtgtgtgtgtgtgatgcgtgtgtatgtgagtgtgtgtgtgtgtgtgtgtgtgtgtgtgcgtgtaagagagagagagagagagagtgagagagagagagagagagagagagaaagagagagagagagaaagtttgagcgcgcgtgagagagagagagtttgagcgcgcgcgtgagagagagagagagtttgagcgcgcgcgtgagagagagagacacacagagagtgagagagagagtgtgtgtgtgcgtgtgtgtgtgtgtgtgtgtgtttctttgccaGACGGATCTGAGTGTATGTGCATTTTCATTTTAACATCTGCATATGAACACCTGTTCTGCCACATCAGTCACAAGTTGTGTCAAGGCGCAGGACGCCCTTGAGGTCCGAAGCGGggggagttggggggggggggtgatggatGGGGGGAGAATGAGTAGGGAGGGTGAAGAGAAAGGAAATAGACCACGTGTTAGATCTGAGGACAGTCAACTCTTGGTTGACCTCCTTCTGCTCAAAGGGCTAAGTCAAAGAGATATATCTTTTCTTTCCGATTTTAAGACGTCTGCGTGATTAACTTTCgttacatcatcatcatcatcatcatcatcatcatcatcatcatcatcatcatcatcatcatcatcatcatcatcagcatcatcatcatcgtcgtcgtcgtcgtcgtcgtgttTATGCTGGGGGCAACAAGAATTACGCaatatcagcagcagcagcagcattagCAGCagcgtcatcgtcgtcgtcgtcgtcgtcgtcgccgtcgtcgccttcttcttcttcttcttcttcttctttcttctttcttctttcttcttcttcttcttcttcttcttcttcttcttcttcttcttcttcttcttcttcttcttcttctgacgcACAtcacagcaaacaaacaaacacgtacacgcCAACATCCCCATACACTTTGTAAAATTTTTCTTGAAGTAGGACGTTGCAAATCTCAGCAGGTTTTCAAACCGCACGAAACTAACTCCAGGGTGGGCCAATCTGTCTGAAAATTTCTAAAGTCAACGCTATAGAAAGAAACAGTGAATATCTAAGAAGTAATGTGTCTTTTACTTATGACTAACGCTCCACCTGGTGGTAAAATATAAGTATAAGATATTTGACAGCCAGTGTCTTTAGCTTGTCTTTTAACAGGAAAATATGTAGCATACTTACACCGAGACAGCTCTTGCAGGCATATGTTCAGAAGCTGCTGCTGGTTCTGTAGATACTGGGAGAGCCTCCATTGCTGGTAAAACAGGTTCACGGGCCACTGTCGCCGAGGTCGTTCCACTTCCCGATCCATCTTTTCCACCACAGCTCTGCGACGTCTGTCATCGAAGAACATGCCGCCCCAGCCCCAAAAATCTCCAAAGCCATTTCCAAAGCCATTTCCAAAGCCATTTCCACCTGCTTGTCCTTGCCAGTCGTTAACCATACTCTGGCGGCGGTATTCCGCGActctttcattctgtgagaAAAGGcggatgctttttttttttttacatgaacAACAGAACACACCACTATAAGCCGTAGGCTTGCTGTTAATTTCATACTTATATATGTAATTTTTTGGATATGTAAAAGCAAttaaatactgtttaaaccaacaggaGTGTGTCGTCAAAACGAAACGAAAAACAGAAGCAAACAAAAATAGGAAaatgggagagaaaaaaaccccaaagcGCTCACATGCAGCTATGGTGTGTATCTTTTTAGAGCAGTCTCAGTGCATGATTCGATCCTCAAAACAACAAGAACTAAAataacaactactactactactactacaactactactactactactactactactactactactactactactactactactactactactactactactactgctgctgctgctacaacaacaacaacaacaacaacaacaacaaagaagaagTATCGACAATCAAGAAGAAAGTCTTCAGTGTCTTTGGTGTAACCCTATCGTTCCCACAAGCACGATGTGTCCTTTACATTTTTTATGCTGAAGGTGACCAGATATACCCATACTGGACAAACCCGCAACGGCGTTTACGTACAAaacaggatatattatgacagtaagcgtagagtgctgccctgtcacgtagtctcgaaccaaattggaaatccaaagcatcatcattataatcatcctcatctcattaatcatccaaaaattgtaattctactactactactactactactactactactactactactactactactactaccactactattaccactactactactactactactactactactatcactactaccaccactactaccactactactactacactactactaccactactactactactactattactactactactactactactactactactactactactactactactactactactacctaTCGTTACCACAAGCACGACGTGTCCTTTACATTTTTTAGGCTGAAGGTGACCAGATTTACCCATACTGGACAAACCCGCTATGGCGTGCACGTACAAAACGGTAAATGCTGTAAATCAGAACAATTCAGAGCATTAACCGAATTTCTCTAATTACGGGTAGGGGTACTCGAGTTCGACCGCAAACGTTACGGTGGAGAATTATTTCTGTCAATTGTTCCCCAAAATGTAGTgtataggcccattgcagaaactcaagttaacaacagcatttctactcggcgcgcgcggtatgagaatcacgggtcgtaactctctggaattggtcatccgccgccatgttggatgccttgcacgatctctgacagtgcttaagcgttgggtggcgactcgacaaaagtgaaaatgacacgttgtgtggccaaaaactgcagtcagcaggcacactttaggatccctaaagttgtttaccatcagggtgacaactggaaggaagttactgagcggagaagacgattataactggttattttttgctgtgtgcagtgcgctaatcaacaattgtccatcggttgtgccttttgagtgaacactgtgataggatgctttgaaaattatactttgcagtagttacctgagctgcattgtacctcatttgcctgtcttgagagctttatcttgtgaattttggtgcactgtctgcatggtaatttgagataaagaataaataaatgaatataataatgtattcttgctttactttttatgttgtgctgttgtgttaaaaaggcagatcccctttggactcatgcatgcacagttttcttcattttgtctgcatacacagtgaaatacgcaaaaagaacaagagtgcaatgaagaaaactaacaaagacggcatccaatatggcggcgcgaagagagtatgagcggagttgtgccccttagggctaaagctagccgatccatttgataacgtcacgccgagtaagaagaatgaattggacctatatAACTTAGTGCCAAAAGGTGAGCGCATGATGCGGACAAAAGAGGTAAAACATACGTAAAACTCGTTAAGGTTCATCATCAAAGAaaatatgtatgttttttttaacatttactATGCCAGTAATGAATTTGTAAACGGAAAGGATAACTACTTTGATAATTTTCTGGCAAATTGACTTTTGACATTCGAACAGGCGATAATTATGTCGTACGTACGTTAGATGTCACGACACAAACGATGCATTGAAACCATACTTAATATATATTTATCCCACATACGTGAGAGATACCACTCATGCGATAACAATGTCGTTCAAACCACAGTTGATGTGAATGAGGTGGTGTCAAACTAGCCTGGCAGGgacctggggccagtttcataagatagcagtgaaccgactgacagtcgatcgactgcccagtcgatcgactgtggctgatcgccgggtcaccgaaaagcgcgtttcatgagcgaatcaccgtcacccgcggacaaccgcagtcgaccgactgtacagtaatccgaatggccaagtcgaaggctaaatttagcaacattaccacttccgtttgctcatttgcacgtggaaatggccgatttcgaagaaaaaactagtctcggcccgctcaaaataacaatgaccgagactttcagtaattgcttcgcgtgacgtctaaccctcttacgccataatgtgacgtcttcaagacataaccctgacttgtctcctggattactgcgtcacgATAGATaaatttcgaagaacaatcacaaggtttggctcacaatccaaaaaagtgtgagcattctgccattgactgtgcggataatttaagttattgagacatcccagtgcactaagggatttatagagcaaatcgagaaaattcattattgaacgaagcgcatagcgctgagttcaataattattttctcgatttgctctataaatcccttagtgcactgggattg
Encoded here:
- the LOC138981068 gene encoding uncharacterized protein isoform X2, with amino-acid sequence MLFLKDSRLTILALAALFVQLSLCKPQLKELQKRQFDSDALEDQVEAMEEQLEDMQEQTEDCNERVAEYRRQSMVNDWQGQAGGNGFGNGFGNGFGDFWGWGGMFFDDRRRRAVVEKMDREVERPRRQWPVNLFYQQWRLSQYLQNQQQLLNICLQELSRYQPATPALPAQDTTPASVLDPTTAQAATQTTQAATQTTQAATQPPADDPTTLPAEDTTT
- the LOC138981068 gene encoding uncharacterized protein isoform X1, which produces MLFLKDSRLTILALAALFVQLSLCKPQLKELQKRQFDSDALEDQVEAMEEQLEDQVEAMEEQLEDMQEQTEDCNERVAEYRRQSMVNDWQGQAGGNGFGNGFGNGFGDFWGWGGMFFDDRRRRAVVEKMDREVERPRRQWPVNLFYQQWRLSQYLQNQQQLLNICLQELSRYQPATPALPAQDTTPASVLDPTTAQAATQTTQAATQTTQAATQPPADDPTTLPAEDTTT